A section of the Methanoregula formicica SMSP genome encodes:
- a CDS encoding Nif3-like dinuclear metal center hexameric protein: MDVKAFIQEMDRLAPPDIAEDFDAGKIGLIVEGAPEFDTICCALDATPAVVNEAIRLKVGMLVVHHTPLWSPVTSLTGPTASLMREILSARMNVWVMHTNFDHAEEGVNDALAELLSLTDTIPLTLGLVGTCTITPAEISRRLGCPLRIWGDPGSFRRLAVIAGSGFDPEFLREAKEKGADTVLSAELKHSVMRSAPLPCIEATHYALEAPAMRRLAARRGWHYIEDEPRLKTVL, encoded by the coding sequence ATGGATGTGAAGGCCTTCATTCAGGAGATGGACCGGCTTGCACCGCCCGACATTGCCGAGGACTTCGATGCAGGAAAGATCGGGCTCATCGTCGAAGGAGCACCGGAGTTCGACACGATTTGCTGTGCGCTCGACGCAACGCCTGCTGTCGTGAACGAGGCAATACGGCTGAAGGTCGGGATGCTCGTTGTGCACCATACGCCACTCTGGTCGCCAGTCACATCGCTGACCGGGCCCACAGCATCCCTGATGCGGGAGATCCTTTCTGCACGAATGAACGTCTGGGTCATGCACACCAACTTCGACCATGCAGAAGAGGGGGTGAACGATGCGCTGGCAGAACTGTTGTCGCTGACAGATACCATCCCGCTCACTCTCGGCCTTGTCGGAACCTGTACCATCACCCCCGCTGAGATATCCCGGCGCCTCGGTTGCCCGCTCCGGATCTGGGGGGATCCCGGATCGTTCCGGCGTCTCGCGGTCATTGCCGGCAGCGGATTCGATCCGGAGTTCCTCCGCGAGGCTAAAGAAAAAGGGGCGGATACTGTCCTCTCGGCTGAACTGAAGCATTCCGTCATGCGCTCCGCCCCGCTTCCCTGCATCGAGGCAACGCACTATGCGCTTGAGGCCCCGGCCATGCGGCGGCTTGCCGCCCGGCGCGGCTGGCACTATATCGAGGACGAACCCCGTCTGAAAACGGTGCTATGA
- the cas1 gene encoding CRISPR-associated endonuclease Cas1, with translation MRFLLLNGHGIDMHVDGAKLFIRDGRFTTKEEPKQYCFTPQRIDISSIVIYGRSGNISIEAIRWLIKHGIQITIMNWDGKLLTTMLPPESVQVKTKFAQYRAFEDKKLRLQIARQFIDAKFERTHLVLDYLHQRYPDVETDFSSESAKLTKVTTIKELMGVEGVVAVHYWDQIQKVIPDRLEFTSRCVGRTNRPHGAADTVNCMLNYGYSLLEAECLRAINSVGLDAHVGYLHEMAIGKNSLAYDFQELFRFIVDLAVINLIEADRMEKKDFIRTDNYTLRLRSTGARKITDEINGWLNKSVVYQGKESAWDYVIFLKARELAHFLVDKQKHLDLVSPDYEINRMDADEIRKKILSIPYTEWKKRGFSKGTLHYMKKNAEGDQPFTLNKHVMTRLDRWDQPADKCGSTVDGMD, from the coding sequence ATGAGATTCCTTCTCCTGAACGGTCACGGCATCGATATGCACGTTGACGGCGCCAAATTGTTCATAAGAGACGGGCGATTTACGACAAAGGAAGAGCCTAAGCAATATTGTTTCACCCCGCAGCGGATTGACATTAGTAGTATCGTGATTTATGGCCGGAGCGGGAACATCTCGATAGAGGCGATCCGGTGGCTCATCAAACACGGCATCCAGATCACGATCATGAACTGGGACGGGAAATTGCTTACAACAATGCTCCCCCCGGAAAGCGTACAGGTAAAAACCAAGTTCGCTCAGTATCGCGCTTTCGAAGATAAAAAACTCCGTTTGCAGATAGCCCGACAGTTCATCGACGCAAAATTTGAGAGGACGCACCTGGTATTAGACTACTTACACCAGCGATACCCCGACGTTGAAACCGATTTCTCTAGCGAGTCAGCAAAGTTAACTAAGGTAACAACCATCAAGGAATTGATGGGGGTTGAAGGTGTCGTTGCCGTCCATTATTGGGATCAGATCCAGAAGGTAATCCCGGATAGATTGGAGTTTACGAGTCGGTGTGTTGGCAGGACTAATCGCCCTCACGGTGCTGCTGATACTGTCAACTGTATGCTGAATTATGGGTATTCCCTGCTTGAAGCCGAATGTCTGCGAGCGATCAATAGTGTTGGTCTCGATGCTCACGTTGGATACCTTCATGAAATGGCAATTGGGAAAAACAGTCTTGCGTATGACTTCCAAGAGTTATTCCGATTCATTGTTGATCTGGCCGTGATCAATTTGATCGAGGCTGATCGGATGGAGAAGAAGGACTTCATCCGTACTGATAACTACACGTTGAGATTGAGATCAACAGGTGCAAGGAAAATCACCGATGAGATCAACGGATGGCTCAACAAATCCGTTGTTTATCAGGGTAAGGAATCAGCATGGGATTATGTGATCTTCCTCAAGGCGCGGGAGTTGGCACATTTCCTTGTTGATAAACAAAAACACCTTGATCTAGTTAGTCCTGATTATGAGATCAACCGGATGGATGCTGATGAGATCCGGAAAAAGATATTGAGCATCCCCTATACTGAATGGAAGAAACGCGGATTCTCTAAAGGGACTCTGCATTACATGAAGAAAAACGCCGAGGGCGATCAACCATTTACCCTCAATAAGCATGTAATGACACGGCTTGATCGGTGGGATCAACCCGCTGATAAATGTGGATCAACGGTTGATGGGATGGATTGA
- a CDS encoding ATP-grasp domain-containing protein, with translation MKGRVLIAGFATRHVAQSASRAGYEVCTVDHFCDQDLTLYTKDREKFEDLADLPDAIDRICQRNSFDFFVPTSGAETLPVPVPLMGTPHTVIRRLMDKLDIQHFFESLNVPVPRILPDGEYPAMVKPRSGAGGWRNAVIRNDTEMAAWRELYEDVPHIRQEIVKGDAASVCCVATGSAAMAVTTNEQILRGGDGESMFGFSGSVTPCNHPRAGEMAALAERIAAASGGVGTIGVDFVIGDNGPVAIEVNPRFQGTVDTVEMACGCSLFNLHMDACRGILPRVRSQARRVAVRKILFADRNMTVRADLSLLKEFVSDIPWPGTFFEEEQAVVSVHGWGPDREAALSLLDKHITTVRQYMR, from the coding sequence GTGAAAGGGCGGGTGCTTATTGCCGGGTTCGCAACGCGCCACGTCGCCCAGTCCGCGTCCCGTGCAGGGTATGAGGTCTGTACTGTCGACCATTTCTGCGACCAGGACCTCACCTTGTACACGAAAGACCGGGAGAAGTTCGAGGACCTTGCCGATCTCCCGGATGCGATCGACCGGATCTGCCAGCGGAATTCCTTTGACTTTTTTGTTCCCACGTCCGGTGCGGAGACCCTGCCTGTTCCCGTACCGCTGATGGGGACGCCGCATACGGTTATCCGGCGCCTGATGGACAAGCTCGATATACAGCACTTTTTCGAGTCGCTTAACGTTCCGGTACCCCGGATCCTGCCCGATGGTGAATACCCGGCCATGGTCAAGCCCCGGTCCGGTGCCGGCGGCTGGAGGAATGCTGTCATCCGCAATGACACAGAGATGGCCGCGTGGCGGGAGCTGTACGAAGATGTCCCGCACATCCGGCAGGAGATCGTGAAGGGGGATGCTGCAAGCGTCTGCTGCGTTGCCACCGGTTCCGCCGCAATGGCCGTGACCACCAACGAACAGATCCTCCGGGGCGGAGACGGAGAGTCCATGTTCGGGTTCTCCGGGTCTGTCACACCCTGCAACCACCCGCGTGCGGGAGAGATGGCCGCACTTGCGGAGCGCATTGCAGCGGCAAGCGGCGGTGTCGGGACGATTGGGGTTGATTTCGTTATCGGTGATAACGGGCCGGTGGCGATTGAAGTGAATCCCCGGTTCCAGGGAACCGTCGACACCGTGGAGATGGCCTGTGGATGCAGCCTCTTCAACCTCCACATGGACGCCTGCCGGGGCATCCTCCCTCGAGTCCGGTCACAGGCACGGCGGGTGGCCGTCCGGAAGATCCTGTTTGCAGACCGGAATATGACTGTCCGTGCGGACCTTTCCCTCCTGAAGGAATTTGTCTCCGACATACCCTGGCCCGGTACCTTTTTCGAAGAAGAGCAGGCAGTTGTCAGCGTACATGGCTGGGGCCCGGATCGGGAAGCGGCGCTTTCCCTGCTGGATAAACATATTACCACCGTCCGACAATATATGCGCTGA
- a CDS encoding transcription initiation factor IIE, subunit alpha, with the protein MDPTEETLNDPAVRAYLHRLVGDEGLDLLERFPSEGEHSDEDLAASTGINLNSVRHTLYTLYERRLAEYHRIKNNETGWLTYLWQLRTDHIYDAIREDMEVVLDKLSRRERYEEENDFYICKDSHQIMTFPQAMNTDFTCPDCDQPLGHFDNEVLLKSLKERIDAIKKSLGHA; encoded by the coding sequence ATGGATCCAACCGAAGAAACGCTGAACGACCCGGCTGTCCGCGCTTACCTCCACCGTCTTGTCGGCGACGAGGGCCTCGATCTTCTCGAACGATTCCCCTCTGAAGGCGAGCACAGCGACGAGGACCTTGCTGCAAGCACGGGGATCAACTTAAACTCGGTCCGCCACACCCTCTATACCCTGTACGAGCGTAGGCTCGCCGAGTACCACCGGATCAAGAACAATGAAACCGGCTGGCTCACCTATCTCTGGCAGCTCCGGACCGATCATATTTATGATGCAATCCGGGAAGACATGGAAGTCGTGCTGGACAAGCTCTCGCGCCGTGAGAGGTACGAGGAGGAGAACGACTTTTACATCTGCAAGGACTCTCACCAGATCATGACGTTCCCGCAGGCAATGAACACCGATTTCACGTGCCCGGACTGCGATCAGCCGCTGGGGCATTTCGACAACGAAGTCCTCCTCAAGTCGTTAAAGGAACGCATTGATGCGATAAAAAAATCGCTGGGTCATGCCTGA
- a CDS encoding HEAT repeat domain-containing protein, with the protein MLTTIDQDEFHAQLFSPKKESKEAAIGQLTACFFIFPDKVAAWNDLLLLTNDEDSAIGRRAAQALGFAYAYMPNKKKAWEDIHRICKHKEYPVRQGIVKAIRLAFVHIPDKKVAWKTLLKLVHDKNRFVREDAVRALKLTYSYFPDINVVWDEFVRLSKNKDFNIQWISVGALGDVYAHVPDKEAAWNTYLKIIYYPGSVIGSVALHTLGKFFAYIPDKESAWSTILTLSSHHESAIRALIAYNIGCVYRHVPDKAIAWNVLLNLSNDPDSDVRDKLVESLGKIYPDIPDKEAAWNILLTLANDPDYFVKMRTADALGKIFSHIPDKEAAWDTLLTLSSVPDYFVKTSTADALGKIFSHIPDKEAAWDTLLTLSCDSDSRVRERAVLALGNVYSDIPNKKRAWDTILKSTNDPDSRIQMRALHSLGMIFADIPDKEIAWNTLLTLSHDPDLNVRIGVVQTLGKIYAHAPETGVAWNTLKKFSKDKNGHVRIEALHAIRSAYPFLVNKELAKETILQLTQDIDPTVRIFAFHTAGTISIQIACDLDNDNLFRSELENAMRFFEQSYQESELLSEQEKMDKNPAQICYPLYKAFYAVTFQKKTLNETVEKFILEAQNAIIRSDAREQLIIIIEKLANALTEVEGLHIHDPTLNTRLSACSQYCSEAEALIESVENERPYAAGIMRKGAQIVRRDIDEINAEIYAQAEEICQLTRKKSPPIKELGVDIHRLVKQIKENNDVKNVTRETIQGINDKISLIPPSVLQPELGKAIKALLSIIQDSIVKEDHQQIRNSLDELKQLILKVDSHIDELEHTILARFDKTEQKIIGGIISELSKTDKQITNDIFVALEEQKLSQKDLTELKQIVKKTNEILIEIKNDVHENQQGFSDRIEQFIELQNNPADYAVKHQILVSIPILPFVSYNVTVGSPAVKLRTLWEGVKGIWKKLPKSHPENFMYNDYANSP; encoded by the coding sequence ATGCTAACAACAATTGACCAAGATGAATTTCATGCGCAATTATTTAGTCCGAAAAAAGAAAGCAAAGAAGCCGCAATAGGCCAGTTGACCGCGTGTTTTTTTATTTTTCCAGATAAGGTCGCAGCATGGAATGATCTCCTCCTTTTAACGAATGATGAGGATTCTGCGATAGGACGCAGAGCAGCACAAGCCCTCGGATTTGCCTATGCGTATATGCCTAACAAAAAAAAGGCATGGGAGGATATTCACCGCATTTGCAAACATAAAGAGTACCCTGTTCGACAAGGCATCGTGAAAGCTATAAGACTTGCTTTTGTACATATTCCCGACAAGAAAGTAGCGTGGAAAACCCTCTTAAAATTGGTTCATGATAAAAATCGATTTGTTAGAGAGGATGCAGTAAGGGCACTCAAATTAACATATTCCTATTTTCCCGATATCAATGTGGTATGGGATGAATTCGTTCGACTTAGCAAAAATAAGGATTTTAATATACAATGGATTTCCGTTGGTGCTCTTGGAGATGTCTATGCTCATGTTCCTGACAAGGAAGCAGCATGGAATACATATTTGAAAATAATCTACTATCCGGGCAGTGTTATTGGAAGCGTAGCCCTTCATACTCTTGGAAAATTTTTTGCATATATCCCTGATAAAGAGTCTGCATGGAGTACAATTTTAACCTTATCGAGTCATCATGAATCAGCTATACGAGCACTTATTGCATACAATATCGGTTGCGTCTATCGTCATGTTCCTGATAAGGCAATTGCGTGGAATGTTCTCTTGAACTTGTCTAATGATCCAGATTCAGATGTACGAGATAAATTAGTAGAGTCACTTGGAAAGATCTATCCGGATATCCCTGACAAGGAAGCAGCATGGAATATTCTTTTAACCTTAGCTAATGATCCGGATTATTTTGTTAAAATGCGTACCGCAGATGCTCTTGGAAAGATCTTTTCGCATATCCCTGACAAGGAAGCAGCATGGGATACTCTTCTAACCTTATCCAGTGTTCCGGATTATTTTGTTAAAACGAGTACCGCAGATGCTCTTGGAAAGATCTTTTCGCATATCCCTGACAAGGAAGCAGCATGGGATACTCTTCTAACCTTATCCTGTGATTCGGATTCGAGAGTTCGAGAGAGGGCAGTACTAGCTCTTGGGAATGTCTATTCTGATATCCCCAACAAGAAAAGAGCATGGGATACTATCCTGAAATCGACTAATGATCCAGACTCACGTATTCAAATGCGAGCATTACATTCTCTTGGAATGATTTTTGCTGATATCCCTGACAAGGAAATAGCGTGGAATACTCTTCTAACCTTATCCCATGATCCGGATTTAAACGTTCGAATAGGTGTGGTACAAACACTTGGGAAAATCTATGCCCATGCTCCAGAAACAGGAGTAGCTTGGAATACTCTTAAAAAATTTTCCAAGGATAAAAACGGACATGTTCGAATAGAAGCATTACACGCGATAAGATCTGCATATCCCTTCCTAGTGAATAAGGAACTAGCAAAAGAAACAATTCTACAGTTAACACAAGATATTGATCCCACCGTCAGAATTTTCGCATTCCACACCGCAGGTACAATTTCTATTCAGATAGCGTGCGATCTTGATAATGATAATTTATTTCGATCAGAACTTGAAAATGCAATGCGTTTTTTTGAGCAATCGTATCAGGAATCTGAATTACTCTCTGAACAAGAAAAAATGGATAAAAATCCCGCTCAAATTTGTTATCCTTTATACAAAGCATTTTACGCGGTTACTTTTCAGAAAAAAACATTAAATGAAACTGTAGAAAAATTCATTTTAGAGGCGCAAAATGCCATTATCCGTTCAGATGCCCGTGAGCAACTTATCATAATCATCGAAAAACTTGCGAATGCTCTCACGGAAGTGGAAGGTCTACATATCCATGATCCCACACTTAATACCCGTTTATCTGCATGCAGTCAATATTGTTCCGAGGCAGAGGCACTGATCGAATCTGTTGAAAACGAAAGACCGTATGCTGCAGGGATAATGAGAAAAGGGGCGCAGATTGTCCGACGTGACATCGATGAAATTAATGCAGAAATTTATGCACAAGCAGAGGAGATTTGTCAACTTACAAGAAAAAAATCTCCCCCGATAAAAGAACTGGGTGTTGATATTCACCGTCTAGTGAAACAAATTAAAGAAAATAATGATGTTAAGAATGTGACACGAGAGACAATTCAAGGAATAAATGATAAGATCTCTCTTATACCCCCAAGCGTCCTCCAACCAGAACTCGGGAAAGCGATTAAAGCACTTCTTTCAATTATTCAAGACTCCATTGTTAAGGAAGATCATCAACAAATTCGCAATTCGTTAGATGAACTCAAACAACTTATTCTGAAGGTCGATTCGCATATCGATGAACTCGAACATACAATACTCGCACGATTTGATAAAACTGAACAAAAGATTATCGGAGGAATAATCTCTGAACTCAGTAAGACCGATAAGCAAATTACCAATGATATTTTTGTTGCCCTTGAAGAGCAGAAATTAAGTCAAAAGGATCTGACTGAATTAAAACAAATCGTGAAAAAAACTAATGAGATTCTTATCGAAATCAAGAATGATGTTCATGAGAATCAGCAAGGATTTTCAGATAGAATTGAACAATTTATTGAACTACAGAATAACCCTGCTGATTATGCGGTAAAACATCAAATACTCGTTAGCATCCCAATTCTACCCTTTGTATCTTACAATGTAACTGTAGGTTCACCAGCAGTTAAATTAAGAACATTATGGGAAGGTGTGAAAGGGATTTGGAAAAAATTGCCTAAATCACATCCAGAAAATTTCATGTATAACGATTATGCAAATTCCCCCTAG
- a CDS encoding regulator of amino acid metabolism, contains ACT domain — protein sequence MWSDIIHEFSDSPSQSRVVRFLLENGFGVREDGRISCNGIEVPATAVAKAIGSDRRVVDSTARHILDRPMLREIFLNMRATPDLSRVAEKLGFTVITVLPRDANEKGIIGAAVRVLTEHNLSIRQIFVTDPRFSEEPKLVIIIEDVLPVGTIEAIRALPQVKQVII from the coding sequence ATGTGGTCTGATATCATCCACGAGTTTTCAGACTCACCCTCGCAGAGCCGCGTAGTGCGGTTCCTGCTCGAGAACGGGTTCGGGGTACGGGAGGACGGCAGGATCAGCTGCAACGGGATCGAGGTGCCGGCAACCGCCGTGGCTAAAGCTATTGGCTCGGACCGCCGGGTCGTTGATTCGACGGCACGCCATATTCTCGACCGGCCGATGCTTCGCGAGATCTTCCTGAACATGCGGGCAACACCGGACCTCTCCCGGGTTGCCGAGAAACTTGGGTTTACCGTCATCACGGTGCTCCCCCGGGACGCAAACGAGAAGGGCATTATCGGTGCAGCAGTCCGTGTACTCACCGAACACAACCTCTCGATCCGGCAGATCTTTGTCACCGATCCCCGGTTCTCAGAGGAACCCAAACTGGTCATCATCATCGAGGATGTTCTTCCCGTAGGGACGATAGAGGCGATCCGTGCGCTCCCGCAGGTGAAGCAGGTCATCATCTGA
- a CDS encoding UPF0280 family protein, with translation MIRVPFRFRQTFATILADDPAHAEAAKAGILAARQDLEAYIARDPFFTATFDPYTPDCEDLIIVRMAEAARKAGVGPMAAVAGAIAWAGVEAMQEAGASFGVIDNGGDIALLADRPVRVGVHAGGAALSNRIAFVVPPQETILGICTSSATVGPSISFGMADAVTIFSHDVALADAWATSVCNQIRPDDTSVLNRVEPAEVSGVFAIMGEKTVTWGKVPPVVRAVVDEQLISAGDR, from the coding sequence ATGATCCGGGTCCCGTTCCGGTTCCGGCAGACGTTCGCAACAATCCTCGCGGATGATCCGGCTCATGCAGAAGCGGCGAAGGCCGGGATCCTTGCGGCCAGGCAGGATCTTGAGGCATACATTGCCCGCGATCCTTTTTTTACAGCAACATTCGATCCTTATACTCCTGACTGCGAAGACCTGATTATCGTGCGGATGGCAGAGGCCGCCCGAAAAGCCGGTGTCGGCCCGATGGCAGCGGTCGCCGGCGCGATTGCGTGGGCCGGAGTTGAGGCAATGCAGGAAGCCGGAGCCTCCTTTGGCGTGATCGACAATGGCGGTGATATTGCTTTGCTGGCCGACCGGCCGGTCCGCGTTGGCGTCCATGCGGGTGGAGCTGCGCTGTCGAACCGGATTGCATTTGTTGTCCCCCCTCAGGAAACGATCCTCGGGATTTGTACATCTTCTGCAACGGTGGGCCCGTCGATCTCGTTTGGGATGGCTGATGCAGTGACAATTTTCTCGCATGATGTTGCACTGGCGGATGCATGGGCAACATCGGTCTGCAACCAGATCCGGCCGGATGACACATCCGTGCTCAACCGTGTTGAGCCGGCAGAGGTCAGCGGGGTCTTTGCCATCATGGGGGAGAAAACCGTAACGTGGGGGAAGGTGCCCCCCGTTGTGCGGGCCGTGGTGGACGAACAGCTGATCAGTGCGGGGGACCGGTAG
- a CDS encoding 4Fe-4S binding protein translates to MKLLVTFSRGKGRKPIIAQVVRDTGVLINVERANIDSSEGEALIDVPDDQCQLVRDSMSGLGAKVHILEHGIIYNESECVDCGACISICPREVFSFDAEWKLQYADEKCILCGKCIDACPHRALTLPL, encoded by the coding sequence ATGAAGCTGCTGGTAACATTTTCCCGCGGAAAGGGCAGGAAGCCCATCATCGCCCAGGTGGTCAGGGACACCGGTGTCTTAATCAACGTGGAGCGGGCGAACATCGACTCGTCCGAAGGCGAAGCGCTCATCGACGTTCCGGATGACCAGTGCCAGCTTGTCCGTGATTCGATGTCGGGGCTCGGGGCGAAGGTGCATATCCTCGAGCACGGTATCATCTATAACGAGAGCGAGTGCGTGGACTGCGGAGCGTGCATCAGCATCTGCCCCCGCGAGGTCTTCAGTTTCGATGCGGAATGGAAGCTGCAGTACGCTGACGAGAAATGCATTCTCTGCGGCAAATGCATTGACGCCTGCCCGCACCGGGCGCTGACCCTTCCGCTATGA
- a CDS encoding HDIG domain-containing metalloprotein produces MPDRTNIPPEELLREAGCSRKVIDHCRAVRDCACEYAARCPDADYSLVETGAWLHDIGRSIDHSVRHAQAGADLLRSWGFPEPVVRIVECHLGAGLTAEECVALGLDARDCMPRTIEEKIVTHADNLIAGTTRVTIEESLASAIHLPEEIRQRMYRLSQEVERLCNTQKQP; encoded by the coding sequence ATGCCTGACCGGACAAACATACCGCCGGAAGAACTGCTGCGGGAGGCAGGCTGCAGCAGAAAAGTCATTGACCACTGCCGGGCGGTCCGCGATTGCGCGTGCGAATACGCTGCCCGCTGCCCGGATGCAGACTATTCTCTTGTCGAGACCGGTGCATGGCTCCATGACATCGGAAGGAGCATCGATCACTCGGTCCGGCATGCCCAGGCAGGCGCCGACCTGCTCCGCTCATGGGGATTTCCCGAACCCGTTGTCCGGATCGTTGAGTGCCACCTGGGCGCCGGCCTCACGGCCGAAGAGTGCGTTGCTCTCGGCCTCGACGCCCGCGACTGCATGCCCCGGACAATTGAGGAGAAGATCGTGACGCATGCCGACAACCTTATCGCTGGCACCACCCGCGTGACCATTGAAGAGAGCCTCGCATCAGCCATCCACCTTCCTGAGGAAATCCGCCAGCGGATGTACCGGCTTTCGCAGGAAGTAGAGCGGTTGTGTAATACGCAAAAACAACCATGA
- a CDS encoding tRNA (cytidine(56)-2'-O)-methyltransferase translates to MPEKDVVILRIGHRPERDQRVTTHVGLTGRALGARGMYLAASDKGVVQSIADVTERWGGEYFCEDNVKWRSCIREWKAEGGIVVHLTMYGLNLPDVIGEIRPKRKILVIVGAEKVPGEIYGLADYNVAVTGQPHSEISSLALFLDHLFAGTELRNEFPGAQIRIIPSKAGKQTEEL, encoded by the coding sequence ATGCCGGAAAAAGATGTCGTCATCCTCAGGATCGGCCACCGTCCCGAACGCGACCAGAGGGTCACCACCCATGTCGGCCTCACCGGCCGGGCGCTGGGGGCCCGGGGCATGTATCTTGCAGCATCCGACAAGGGCGTTGTGCAAAGCATCGCGGACGTGACCGAACGCTGGGGCGGGGAGTACTTCTGCGAGGACAACGTGAAGTGGCGCTCGTGCATCAGGGAGTGGAAGGCTGAAGGGGGGATTGTCGTCCACCTCACGATGTACGGCCTGAACCTGCCGGATGTCATCGGAGAGATCCGGCCGAAAAGGAAGATCCTCGTGATCGTCGGGGCCGAGAAGGTGCCGGGTGAGATCTACGGCCTTGCCGATTACAATGTGGCAGTGACCGGCCAGCCCCATTCGGAGATATCGAGCCTTGCCCTCTTCCTCGATCATCTCTTTGCCGGAACGGAACTGCGAAACGAGTTCCCTGGGGCACAGATACGTATCATCCCCTCAAAAGCCGGCAAGCAAACGGAGGAGTTGTGA
- a CDS encoding homocysteine biosynthesis protein has translation MYKTIGQINERIREGSARVVTAEEMPGIVAELGEEGALREVDVVTTGTFGAMCSSGAFLNFGHAEPPIRMERIWLNNVEAYGGLAAVDTYIGATQQSDTLQAEYGGAHVIEDLVAGKTVELRASSHGTDCYPRRTITTELLLENLNQAIMCNPRNAYQRYNAATNTTDRVLHTYMGTLLPGSGNVTYSGAGVLNPLSNDPNLRLIGSGVPIFLCGAPGMVIGEGTQHSPTGGFGTLMVTGDMKQMSQEYLRAATMTGYGVTLYVGLGIPLPVLDLDVVRATAVRDEDISVDIQDYGVPSRSRPTVRKATYAELRSGSVEINGEEIRTSSLSSFRRARGVALELKKWVESGTMQLTLPTRAIDPKKQNKPMHQSKKGPRVLDIMDRSVITIGEDEAIQTAAKKLLKGETNHLPVVNGQGILVGIITTFDVSKAVANPGKAHLVRDIMKTKVITTAPEESVDIAIQKLEQNNISALPVIDRDRRVIALLTAMNLGKLLGGRWLK, from the coding sequence ATGTACAAGACTATCGGCCAGATCAATGAACGCATCCGCGAGGGCAGTGCCCGGGTCGTCACCGCTGAGGAGATGCCCGGCATTGTCGCCGAACTCGGGGAGGAAGGGGCACTGAGAGAGGTTGACGTTGTCACAACGGGGACCTTTGGGGCCATGTGCTCATCCGGCGCGTTCCTCAACTTCGGCCATGCCGAACCGCCCATCCGGATGGAGCGGATCTGGCTGAACAATGTCGAAGCGTACGGCGGGCTTGCGGCCGTGGACACCTACATTGGCGCAACGCAGCAGTCCGACACCCTCCAGGCCGAGTACGGCGGGGCGCATGTCATAGAGGATCTGGTTGCCGGAAAAACCGTGGAGCTTCGTGCAAGCTCGCACGGCACGGACTGTTACCCGCGGCGGACGATCACGACCGAGCTGCTGCTCGAGAACCTGAACCAGGCCATCATGTGCAATCCGCGGAACGCGTACCAGCGCTACAACGCGGCTACCAACACCACTGACCGCGTCCTCCATACCTACATGGGAACGCTCCTCCCGGGCTCCGGCAATGTCACGTACTCGGGTGCCGGTGTTTTAAACCCGCTCTCAAACGACCCGAATCTCCGGCTGATCGGCAGCGGCGTTCCGATCTTCCTCTGCGGTGCGCCGGGCATGGTTATCGGGGAAGGTACCCAGCACTCCCCAACGGGGGGGTTCGGGACTCTGATGGTGACCGGAGATATGAAGCAGATGTCGCAGGAATATCTCCGGGCAGCGACGATGACCGGGTACGGCGTGACCCTCTACGTGGGTCTTGGCATCCCGCTCCCGGTGCTCGATCTCGATGTTGTCCGGGCAACTGCCGTCCGCGACGAGGACATCTCGGTCGATATCCAAGATTATGGAGTCCCGAGCCGGTCTCGCCCGACTGTCCGCAAGGCAACATACGCAGAGCTCCGCTCCGGCTCGGTGGAGATCAACGGTGAGGAGATCCGCACTTCCTCTCTTTCGAGTTTCCGCAGGGCACGGGGGGTGGCACTTGAACTGAAAAAGTGGGTCGAGTCCGGAACGATGCAACTGACCCTGCCGACCCGTGCCATTGATCCGAAAAAGCAGAACAAGCCCATGCACCAGTCGAAGAAAGGCCCTCGCGTGCTTGACATCATGGATCGCTCTGTCATCACGATTGGCGAGGATGAGGCGATCCAGACCGCGGCAAAGAAACTTCTCAAGGGAGAGACCAACCACCTGCCGGTAGTCAACGGTCAGGGGATCCTTGTCGGGATCATCACAACCTTCGATGTCTCCAAGGCAGTGGCAAACCCCGGCAAAGCGCATCTTGTCCGGGACATCATGAAGACAAAAGTGATTACGACCGCCCCGGAAGAGTCGGTAGACATCGCCATCCAGAAACTGGAGCAGAACAATATCAGCGCCCTGCCGGTCATTGACCGGGATCGCCGCGTCATCGCGCTCCTCACTGCCATGAACCTTGGGAAGCTGCTGGGCGGGAGGTGGCTGAAATGA